The Granulicella sibirica genome has a segment encoding these proteins:
- a CDS encoding DUF418 domain-containing protein, giving the protein MAVAESESSLEFDRRVVGLGAEEELAGPPHVDTLRPVTQQERISSMDVLRGFALMGILVMNITSFGLPGWAYTIPVSTALPVFDGPHWRVNTIIWFLRWVLAEGKMRGLFSMLFGAGVILLTSRAEARGGGDRVADIYLRRNMWLVVFGVLHAYLIWDGDILYFYGMTALLFLYPCRKLKAKTLIWTAAIVLLVNGIIGSGRIVDARLLEKRAQQADAAYRAGKGLTPDQAEAITAWHNWHDSVRPPKEKLLKDERRVWGGYLSEQRYKAREVFDTQTRDYYLGFGDVLGFMLLGMGMFRNGFLTAKLKTKTYVTFAVVGLGIAWPLVFAGCWIAWKSHFDLFETEYGLFLPYDIGRAGGTLGTAALVLLVVKSGAMGWLTRRIAAVGQMALSNYLLTSTCCQILFVWSPLKWYSRLEYYQLYFVVLGVWALNLTWSTLWLQYFQYGPMEWAWRSLTYWRRQPMRLLKTATA; this is encoded by the coding sequence TTGGCTGTAGCTGAAAGTGAAAGTAGCCTCGAGTTCGACCGAAGGGTGGTCGGGTTAGGTGCCGAGGAAGAGCTTGCGGGTCCGCCTCACGTCGATACGCTTCGGCCAGTGACGCAGCAGGAGCGCATCAGCAGCATGGATGTCCTCCGGGGCTTCGCTCTCATGGGCATCCTCGTGATGAACATTACGAGTTTCGGTCTTCCCGGCTGGGCTTACACAATCCCAGTTTCCACTGCACTGCCTGTGTTCGATGGACCACATTGGCGCGTGAACACGATCATCTGGTTCCTGCGCTGGGTGCTCGCGGAAGGAAAGATGCGTGGGTTGTTCTCCATGCTGTTCGGGGCGGGGGTGATCCTGTTGACTTCGCGGGCGGAGGCACGTGGCGGCGGGGATCGCGTGGCAGATATCTACCTCAGGCGGAACATGTGGCTGGTCGTCTTCGGCGTGCTGCACGCTTACCTCATCTGGGATGGGGACATTCTTTATTTCTACGGGATGACGGCGCTCCTGTTTCTTTATCCCTGCCGAAAGCTCAAGGCGAAGACGCTGATCTGGACGGCAGCGATCGTGCTCCTGGTGAACGGGATCATCGGGTCTGGACGAATCGTCGATGCGCGGCTTCTCGAAAAGAGAGCGCAGCAAGCGGATGCGGCTTACCGAGCCGGGAAAGGGCTGACACCGGATCAGGCCGAGGCGATCACAGCCTGGCATAACTGGCATGACTCAGTGCGGCCGCCGAAAGAAAAGTTGCTGAAGGATGAGAGACGGGTCTGGGGAGGATACCTGTCGGAGCAGAGGTACAAGGCGAGAGAGGTATTCGATACGCAGACGCGGGATTACTATCTCGGGTTTGGTGATGTGCTTGGGTTCATGCTGCTTGGAATGGGGATGTTTCGGAATGGCTTCCTGACGGCCAAGCTGAAGACGAAGACGTATGTGACGTTCGCGGTTGTCGGGCTTGGGATCGCATGGCCGCTCGTATTTGCGGGGTGTTGGATTGCGTGGAAGAGCCACTTCGATCTCTTCGAGACAGAGTATGGGCTCTTTCTGCCGTACGACATCGGTCGTGCAGGTGGGACGCTTGGGACTGCGGCTCTCGTGCTCCTAGTGGTTAAGTCTGGCGCGATGGGATGGCTGACGCGGCGGATCGCGGCGGTTGGGCAGATGGCGCTGAGTAACTACCTGCTGACGAGTACGTGCTGCCAGATCCTGTTCGTCTGGAGTCCGTTGAAGTGGTATTCGAGACTGGAGTACTACCAGCTTTACTTCGTAGTACTTGGTGTGTGGGCGTTGAACCTGACGTGGAGTACACTTTGGCTGCAGTACTTTCAGTACGGGCCGATGGAGTGGGCGTGGCGGTCGCTCACGTACTGGCGACGGCAGCCGATGCGCCTGCTGAAGACAGCGACTGCCTAG
- the uvrB gene encoding excinuclease ABC subunit UvrB, whose product MDFQLTTTYKPQGDQPRAIGELVSGINAGEKEQVLLGVTGSGKTFTMAKIIEELNRPALILAHNKTLAAQLYHEFKTFFPNNAVEYFVSYYDYYQPEAYIPSGDLFIEKEATINEELDKLRLSATRSLFERRDAIIVSSVSCIYGLGSPEAYYGMLLLLERGQKIKREDITRRLVEILYERNDVDFRRGTFRVRGDIIEVYPTYDESAYRIELFGDEIDSLSQIDPLFGTVKQKYSRLPIYPKSHYVVQPERKKTASDSILAEMEWWEKELEGQGRLVESQRIHQRTRYDLEMIKSVGYCHGIENYSRHFSGRLAGEPPPTLLDYFPRDFLLFIDESHVTVPQLHGMWHGDRSRKQNLVDYGFRLPSAMDNRPLRFEEFEGRTGQIIYVSATPGPYELTKSAGVVVEQIIRPTGLIDPQVEIRPVKGQIDDLLAEIRDRTSKDQRVLVTTLTKRMSEDLANYYTEVGVRCRYMHSEIETLERIKLLRDLRKGEYDVLIGINLLREGLDLPEVSLVAILDADKEGFLRSQGSLIQTIGRAARHVEGRAILYADKMTDSMQRAINETDRRREKQIAYNEENGITPASIIRPLEMGLAGILKADYADLTDEAEGMPEFSTQAELDAYISKLESDMREAAKKFEFEKAAKLRDTVRELRTKEFLFS is encoded by the coding sequence ATGGACTTTCAGCTAACGACCACGTACAAACCGCAGGGCGATCAGCCGCGGGCGATCGGGGAACTGGTTTCGGGGATCAATGCAGGGGAGAAGGAACAGGTGCTCCTCGGGGTAACGGGCTCGGGCAAGACGTTCACCATGGCGAAGATTATCGAGGAGTTGAACCGTCCGGCGCTGATCCTGGCGCACAACAAGACGCTGGCGGCGCAGCTTTATCACGAGTTCAAGACATTCTTTCCGAACAACGCGGTGGAGTACTTCGTCTCGTACTACGACTACTACCAGCCGGAAGCTTACATCCCTTCGGGCGATCTCTTCATTGAGAAGGAAGCGACGATCAATGAAGAGCTGGATAAGCTGAGGCTCTCGGCTACGCGCAGCCTGTTCGAACGGCGGGACGCGATCATTGTCAGCTCGGTGAGCTGTATTTATGGTCTAGGGTCGCCGGAGGCTTACTACGGCATGCTCCTCCTGCTGGAGCGTGGGCAGAAGATCAAGCGGGAAGATATTACGCGGCGGCTGGTCGAGATTCTTTACGAACGGAATGATGTGGACTTTCGGCGCGGGACGTTTCGGGTGCGTGGCGACATCATCGAGGTGTATCCGACGTATGACGAGTCCGCTTACCGGATCGAGCTGTTCGGGGATGAGATCGACTCGCTGTCGCAGATCGATCCGCTGTTCGGGACGGTGAAGCAGAAGTACTCGCGTCTGCCGATCTACCCGAAGTCGCACTACGTGGTGCAGCCGGAGAGGAAGAAGACGGCGAGCGATTCGATCCTGGCCGAGATGGAGTGGTGGGAGAAGGAACTCGAGGGGCAGGGAAGGCTTGTTGAGAGCCAGAGGATCCATCAGAGGACCCGGTATGACCTCGAGATGATCAAGTCGGTTGGTTACTGCCATGGGATTGAGAATTACTCCCGGCACTTCTCCGGACGGCTTGCGGGAGAGCCGCCGCCGACGTTGCTTGACTACTTTCCACGGGACTTTCTCTTGTTCATCGACGAGTCGCACGTGACGGTTCCACAGTTACATGGCATGTGGCATGGAGATAGAAGCCGTAAGCAGAACTTAGTCGATTATGGGTTTAGGCTGCCGAGCGCGATGGACAATAGACCCCTTCGTTTTGAGGAGTTTGAAGGAAGAACGGGGCAGATTATCTATGTCTCGGCTACACCTGGTCCGTATGAGCTGACTAAGTCAGCGGGTGTTGTCGTTGAGCAGATTATCCGGCCTACCGGGTTGATCGATCCACAGGTAGAGATACGTCCGGTTAAGGGACAGATCGATGACCTGCTTGCCGAGATAAGGGATCGCACGAGCAAAGATCAGCGCGTATTGGTAACCACATTGACCAAGAGAATGTCCGAAGATCTCGCGAATTATTACACCGAAGTTGGAGTGCGCTGCAGATATATGCACTCAGAGATCGAGACGCTTGAGAGAATCAAGCTGCTTCGTGACCTGCGAAAGGGTGAGTACGACGTGCTGATCGGGATCAACCTGTTGCGCGAGGGGCTAGATCTGCCTGAGGTTTCGCTTGTCGCGATTCTAGATGCGGATAAGGAAGGCTTCCTGCGCTCCCAGGGATCGTTGATTCAGACGATCGGCCGTGCAGCGCGTCATGTCGAGGGCCGGGCGATTCTCTATGCGGACAAGATGACGGACTCGATGCAGCGGGCGATCAACGAGACGGACCGTCGGCGAGAGAAGCAGATTGCGTACAACGAAGAGAATGGGATTACACCTGCCTCGATCATTCGTCCACTTGAGATGGGGCTTGCGGGGATCCTCAAGGCGGACTATGCCGACCTGACGGATGAGGCGGAAGGTATGCCGGAATTCTCAACCCAAGCTGAATTAGATGCTTACATCTCGAAGCTGGAATCGGATATGCGCGAGGCGGCTAAGAAGTTCGAGTTTGAGAAGGCAGCCAAGTTAAGAGACACGGTAAGAGAACTTAGGACCAAGGAATTTTTATTTAGCTGA
- a CDS encoding histidine phosphatase family protein → MSAGTQLWLMRHGETEWSLSGAHTSRTDIPLTENGREKAKELGAFLRDTKFVAVFTSPMARAKETCRIAGLIENAHVDEGLMEWDYGVYEGKSTPEIRKTEPDFSIWTAHITDGEPVDHVGERADGVIARALEAAGTAGGGNVALFAHGHILRILAARWIGLSAGGGEFLGLGTGSVSVLGYERTTRVIQHWNRGFGG, encoded by the coding sequence ATGAGTGCAGGAACCCAACTCTGGCTGATGCGTCACGGCGAAACCGAGTGGAGTCTCAGCGGCGCCCACACCAGCCGGACCGACATCCCCCTGACCGAGAACGGACGCGAGAAGGCCAAGGAACTCGGAGCCTTCCTCAGAGACACCAAGTTCGTCGCCGTCTTCACCAGCCCCATGGCCCGCGCCAAGGAGACCTGCCGCATCGCCGGCCTCATCGAAAACGCCCACGTCGACGAGGGCCTCATGGAATGGGACTACGGCGTCTACGAAGGCAAGAGCACGCCCGAGATTCGAAAAACCGAGCCCGATTTCTCCATCTGGACAGCCCACATCACGGACGGAGAGCCTGTCGACCACGTGGGCGAGCGCGCCGACGGCGTCATCGCCCGCGCCCTCGAGGCCGCAGGAACCGCCGGAGGCGGCAATGTCGCCCTCTTCGCCCACGGACACATCCTTCGCATCCTTGCCGCCCGCTGGATCGGCCTTTCCGCCGGCGGAGGCGAGTTCCTCGGCCTCGGAACCGGAAGCGTCAGCGTTCTCGGATACGAGCGCACCACCCGCGTCATCCAGCACTGGAACCGCGGCTTCGGCGGCTAA